The Ahaetulla prasina isolate Xishuangbanna chromosome 5, ASM2864084v1, whole genome shotgun sequence genomic sequence CTGGGAGAGGGGCTCAACCCCCACTCCCCCAAATGTCAGTCACGCCTCGGCAAAAGTCCCACAGGCCCTCAGCTTCTGAATATTCCAGTCAAAAGCTTTCCAGGaatgtaaataaataagagttAAATTTTACTTGTTtaattcaggggtccccaaccttggcacttttaagcctggaggacttcaactcccagaataccagctctgctggctggggaattctgggagtttaagtccaccaggcttaaaagttgccaaggttggggacccctggtttagttgaCTGTTTAAAGTGATCAGAAATCAGAAAAATAATTTATGACCAATTCTTGCAGTTACAACCGTTGCAGTTTCCCGACGATTGAGTGATCAGAAgtcaggtgtttggcaaccagcatacGGTTACGatagttacagtgtcccaggataAAAGGAGGAGTGGAGAGGGGggcatgatagcagcgttccagtatttgagaggctgccacaaaggggGGGGGTCGAGCTGTTCTCCAAGGCACCAGAAGGAagaagcagcaacaacaacaacaacaacaacaacaacggatggaaactcatcaaagagaaaagcaacttggaattagggagaaacttcctaatagcgaggacaattaaccagtggaaaaactTGTGTGCCAACACTGacagcttttaagaagaaactggtttAAGAAGAACCCGTGCTTGAGCtggtggctggactagaagacctccaaggtcccttccagctttattctgattgtcATTTACGACCTTCCCAGtcggcttctgacaagcgaagtgaagccagattcacttaatgttcAGTTAATGACTGCAGCGTTTTGCTTAACAATCAATGGGGGGGGGAGTAAAATTGGACATGACCCACTCAACCGTCTCACATAGCAAGATAAATCTCTTTTCTGAATCAGAATAcgaaataacagatttggaaaggacctgggaggtcttctagtccagccctctgctccagCAGAAGTCCATATATCATTctaaagaaatggttgtccaatcttttttttaaaatcctccagtatcgcagcacccacaactttcttgtagcaacctgttccactggtgaataattctgactgtcaggaaatttctccttggttctaagttgcttctctccttgatgagtttccacccattgcttcttctcctgccttcaggtgctttggagaatagggggaccctcccccctcttctttggggcagcccctccgatattggaagagtgctatcatgtcccccccagtccttcgTTAGGCTGCGCATATTTGGTCTATAGACCTCCGTCTGCCTGCCTTAAACGCAGATCGCTTGCATTGACTGGAGTCCCCAAGCCATTGCAGCGTTCTCAGCTCCCTTTTCGTACCCCGCGTTCTCTTGAACACGCGTCCGCAGCGCCCTTCCTCGGAtgcacctgtgtgtgtgtgtgtgtgtccacgcGTCGGTCTGGCGCATAGGTGTGTCATGCATCCCGTGCACGCGTGGAGGATGTGCTTCTCTGCGGCTCCGCTGCAAAACCCGATGCCTTTAAATGAAACGAATTAGTTGCATAAGGGAGCATCAAACGCCCGAGTTTTTGCTACCGTGGACTGTACCCGAGCAGCGGCCGGCTCAGCGGCCAGATTTCGGCCCcggcgcccacccacccacccatccccgccCCGGCTTTGCCTTTTTGTTAAATCTCAAGCCATTTAGCGATGCGCTGCGAGATGAGCCCGGCGCCCGCGGGCGCCCGGGCGGCCTCCATCCCTGCCCCTCCCGGTAACTCCGCGGTTGCTGGGCCCGCAAGGTGGGGCCCCGTGGGAGTTACCGAGCAGGGGTGGCGGGGGAGGAGCTGAGGAGGAAGGCGAGAAGCCTGGGGAGCTTCGGGGTTGGCGATCCTCGCGCGGAGCGCTTGCAAGCAGGGGCCGCGAATCCGCAGCGCTGTGAGTGAGGACCgcggaaggagggggggggaattcccGGGCCAGGGGAAGGGGCAATCCTGGGGAGGGGAGTCTTGGGGAGAGATAATAGGGAATCGAGGGGGCGGGGGAAAGAGGAAAACTGGAGGGGGAATGGGGAATTATGGGGAGGGGAAACTCTGGGGAAGGGAGATTATGGGGAGGCGAAAGGAGACtcctggggagggggaagaaactcCATCTCCACCTGTCTTAACCTTGTCAAACTGGGCATTCAGAGGAGCTGAAATTGCTTCTGCTGAAGACTAGAAATGTTGGCTTAATTTGACCTCTCCCGTCTCCAGAGAAGATGGCTGAGACTTCAGGGGTCTCTGAGAAGGTGACCGTCTTCCGCCAGGAGGATGGCTTCACTTACCGCATCCCCGCTCTGCTCTACCTGTCTTCGGAGTCCACTTTCCTGGCCTTTGCGGAGGAGCGCACCTCACCTAGCGACAACCATGCCAAGCTCCTGGTCATGCGACGTGGACAGAAAGAGGGCCTGTCTGTAAAGGTAACCCTGCAGCCCCCAAAGTAGCCATGGGTCCCAGTTCACTCCCTCCGTTCATTATACCTCccacctgttctgacccagctccccaaacacaacaaaccctctgaagcGAACTCATATAAGGAACATTTGTacgaaatgttttataggtggcacttacaaaaaatgggaagagggacacataacactgaagataaaagaaaaagaaagcacagaatattttcaaacttgggatttgttttatcaatggtcgAATAATAGAGGTAGAAACTAGGAGTTTAATATTGTGATGTAAGCAAAttgacttagaccaggggtcttcaaatttggctgtttttaagacttgtggacttcaacgccctgaATtcctctggagttgaagtccacaagtcttaaaagagcaaagtttgcagacccctgacttagacagtATGCTGTTTAGTAAGCACTTATTTTTTAtcaagagaaaatatataaataatatatatatataaaagaaatctgTATGAGCCGTGGTAGCACAGTGGCTAAAATGTAATACTACTTCTTCTGCTACTATTGGCTGGCTGTAGTTCCAGCGATttgattctgaatggctcaagcttgactctgccttccatcctcccaTCTGAGGttaataaaatgaagacccagattgttgggggcaaaatgctaattctgtaaactgctcagacacaggggtgaaatccagcaggttctgacaggttctggagaaccggtagcggaaattttgagtagttcggagaaccagcaaataccatctctggctggccccagagtggggtgggaatggagattttgcaatatccttccctcaggagtggggtgggaatggggattttgcagtatccttccactgccatgcccaccaagccacgctcacagaaactgtagtaaaaaaaattggatttcaccactgctcagacagtttagttttattagatttttttagacagggctaaaaagcactgtgaagtgatatataagtctaagtgctattgctactagcAGAGAAGAAGTATTAGAGGGAGCTGAAGTTGCCAGAACTTGGGGTGAGAGTGACCAcgtcatattggaattcaatataaaatAGACACAAGCAACCGAACATAATCAAAACTTTTGAttagactttaaaagagctgattttaacaaactcagagagagcttgggaaggatcCTGTGGATGAAAATTTTAAAGGAGAAATCAACTAAACaagcttgggaaactctgaaaaatattacaAAAGCCCATCCCAGTTCAATGccactaaaaaagaaaaacaagaaaaccaaGCAAAAACTAGATGGTTACACAAAGAACTGTCAGAGCAACTGAGAGGGAAAAAAGGATAAGTatacaaaaaatggaaatgtcagagttccaagaaacacccccaatgaaataaagctctgaggcttgaggttcctcaaagtttcactttattagagatgtcatgttggcacagctgggaaaacccaaaactgaaagcttccaggttttccacacccagttgacaggtCACAGCCCTgctccacacccacaagttcattacattgtccaatcaactcttcacactcaattggatacaaccttcaggcagtctccattagacacaggatgtccttgaaaatggatgttgttatgactaattttctaccgctccaacaacaaccctcctctcaacttccccagctaaaatatgtggcagttaagaagcaaaagaaaattgccttccaaaactgacagggacACATAACTGAGgcagttaataccactttacaaagccCTAGTAAGATCACACTTAGAATACCGGATCCAGTTCCGGTCACCagagtataaaaaagatgttgagactctggaaagtgtgtagagaagagcaacaagaataatttgagggctggaggctaaaacatatgaagaacggttataggaattgggtatgtctagtctaatgaaaagaaggactaggggtcacATGATAGCATTCTTCCGATaattgaggggctcctacaaaaacaAAggtggtcaaactattttccaaagcaccaaaaggcaagacaggaaacaatggatggaaactaaccaaagagaaaagcaacctagaactaaggataaatttcctaacggtgagagcaatcagccaatggaataactcaccttcagaagctgtgggtgctccatcactgaaggctttcaaaaagagagaggacacgtaccatgtttccccgaaaataagacctattttttgcaccccaaaataagcgcttggccttatttttggggtggtcttattattttggggcacatggaacgAGACAgggttcctcttgccatcttacctaatttccagctctgtctccctaaccctaacagaggaaatggtggggaccagttGCCCATGCGCTTAAATATTTTGCgggggccttattttcaggggatggcTTATTATCCAgagagggtttatttttgggtAAACGCaatatttgtttgaaatgatgtaGGGGCTCCTGTTCGAGGGCTGCACTAgtagccctccaaggtcccttttaactctattattctatgttctatattctgtGTATACTAAGCATGATTTATGGCTAAGTGTTGTGCATGAATTAGAACACTGTGGCTTGTATAGAAACCAATTTATACCTTAGTGGGGTGCATGAAGTAGAACCCTGGCGTGCTGCATAACTGGCTAAAACAAAACATGGTTTATTGCCAAATAGGCAATGCAATAAGTCCtcagacttttctttcttttcaccaaAGAAAGCCGACGTGATTTGCCAGGATCTGATGGACAGTTTCACATCTGACCATTTCTTCTCTAGTGGGGTCCCCTGCAAACTCTGGAGACCGCCGTCCTACCCAAATACCGAACCATGAATCCGTGTCCAGTGTACGATGCAAAGGAAGGCacaattttcttgtttttcatctGTGTGAAGGCCAATGTGTCAGAACAGTATCAGATCAAGACGGGGAGAAACGCTGCCAGGCTGGGCTACATCTTCAGCAAAGATGGTGGACGCACCTGGAGCCAAATGACGGACTTGACCGAAAAGGTGATTGGAGATGATGTGAGGGACTGGGCCACGTTTGCCGTGGGACCAGGCCACGGGGTGCAGCTGAGTTCCGGACGGCTGGTTGTCCCAGCCTACACTTATTATATCCACAAACGTCTGTTTGGACTTCCGCTCTACAGTGGCACCAAACCTCACTCCTTTGCCTTCTACAGCGATGATGGTGGGAAGATGTGGCTGAAGGGACACCTTCTCCAAAAACCACTGCAGGCGTCGGAGTGCCAAATGGCCGAGTTGGTGGATCAGAATAATAGCCCGGTGTTATACTGTAACGCCCGCAGCAGTGACGGATACCGTGTCGAAGCCTTCAGCAGAGATGGTGGGCATCTCTTCGAAGCCCCTTTCAACTCTCAGAAGCTGGAGGAGGTTAATAATGGTTGTCAGGGTAGCGTAGTGAGTTTTCCTTCATCACAACTGGGATCAGAGTCTCCTTTAGCCTCCTCAAAGACCTTCGAATCGTGGTTGATCTTCTCCCATCCCACCAACCGAAAGATTCGTGCGGATCTGGGCATCTACTTGAACCCCCGTCCGTTGGAGGAAAATTCCTGGAAGACACCCTGGATCTTGAACACGGGACCCAGTGGCTACTCAGATCTGGCTGTTTGCACAGGGGAAGATCCTCTCTCTTTTGGCTGCTTGTTCGAATGTGGAGTATCGATGTACTACGAAGAGATCGCCTTCCAGTTGTTCAGTGGTGCAAAACTCTTGAAAACCTAGAACACATCCACTCCAGAAAAGAATTAATTCAATCCAAGGCGGCCCACATCTCTGGGGCCCCTTCAGCCTCAGAGAAGAAATAAATCACAGACTTTTTATACACAATTTTTTTATGGAAGAAAATTTTatcagagtttttaaaaataatagaaactGAAAGGAAACTAAAGACAATAAAGAAAAAGAGTAAAtagtgaaaaaaaagaaaatattaaaaaataggttATATAAAATATAGATTATATGAAGCATAATACAAACTGAAAGAAAactaaaggaaataaagaaaaagaataaatagtgaaaaaggaaaatattaaaaaaaatagaattatataGAAGCAACTTCTGATCTTCTTAATGGTGGTTATAGATGCATGTATATTTTTTGTCAGAGATTTGCCAtgtccaaatgaagtcagagGCGCTGAGAcgaacttgtagttttatatacCAGTAAATAATTATACTTTATAACTATATATACAGCAAAACTAGATACTCAGGCTAACAGGAGCATCGTGAGGTAAATCAACACAGCGGGAAGATCATGAGGTAAATTACAGAGCCCACAGAAGAAAATGGGCGGGGGGAAAGGGAACCTCCCCCTCCACACCCACACAACCAATCACAGCACAGATTGCCTCATCTCGGAGCCAGCCCTCTCCAATCCATCAACCACAGCTGTGTGTTCTGGATCATTGTACAACCCCACTCCAGCTCCAGCTAtcaaatttaaatatcttaacattTCCCctctctatagaatagaatagaatagaatagaatagaatagaatagaatagaatagaatagaatagaatagaatagaatagaataatagaatagaactaagggtaggatgggatgggatgggatgggatggaatggaacggaacggaacggaacagaacagaactaaggataggatgggatgggatgggatgggatggaatagaacagaatatagaatagcatagcatagcatagcatagcatagaatagggtacagtagggtagaatagaatagaatagaatagaatagaatagaatagaatagaatagaatagaatagaatagaatagaatagaatagaatagaaaatgtggaatagaatagaatagaatagaaaatgtgtaatgtggaatagaatagaatagaatagaatagaatagaatagaatagaatagaatttgggatgggatgggatgggatagaatagaatagaatagaacagaacagaacagaatagaatagaatagaatagaatagaatagaatagaatagaatagaatagaatagaatagaacagaacagaattaaggataggatgggatgggatggaatagaacagaatatagaatagcatagcatagcatagcatagcatagcatagcatagcatagaatagggtaaggtagggtagaatagaatagaatagaatagaatagaatagaatagaatagaatagaatagaatagaatagaaaatgtggaatagaatagaatagaatagaaaatgtggaatgtggaatagaatagaatagaatagaatagaatagaatagaatagaatagaatagaatagaatagaatagaatttgggatgggatgggatgggatagaatagaatagaacagaacagaacagaacagaacagaacagaacagaacagaacagaatagaatagaatagaatagaacagaattaaggataggatgggatgggatgggatggaatagaacagaatatagaatagtgtagcgtagcgtagcgtagaatagaatagaatagggtaaggtagggtagaatagaatagaatagaatagaatagaatagaatagaatagaaaatgtggaatagaatagaacagaacagaattaaggatgggatgggatgggatgggatgggatgggatgggatgggatgggatggaatggaatggaatggaatagaatagaacggaattattattattattattattattattattattattattattattattattattattattattattattattattattattatttattagatttctataccgcccttgtcccgaaggactcagggtggtgtacagccagagtaaaaacaaacaatacaatatacaattaaaacaaaattaaaaagcttattacacaattggccgaaaactttaaaacatttaaaattctaaaaacccattaaaattcatataaaatttagaaatatggaatataaattttaaaatacaacaaaatttaagccagccccgcgcgagtaaataaatgcgttttcaattcgcagcaaaaggtccgaaggtcagatatttggcgtaaaccagggggaagttcgttccagagggtaggagcccccacagagaaggatcttcccctgggggccgccagccaacattgtttggcggacggcaccctgagaagtccctctctgtgtgagcgtacgggtcgttgggaggcatgaggtaacagtaggcggtaccgtaagtacccaggccctaagccatggagcgccttaaaggtcgtaaccaacaccttaaagtgcacccgaaagaccacaggcagccaatgcagtctgcgcaggagtggtgttacatgggagctacgtggagctccctctatcacccgcgcagctgcattctggactaactgaagcctccgggtgcacttcaaggggagcctcatgtagagagcattgcaataattaaggatggaatagaatagaatagaatagaatagaatagaatagaatagaatagaatagaatagaatagaatagaatagaatagaatagaatagaatagaatagagttggaaggtactttggaggtcttctagtccaaccctctgctcaatcaggagatactatgccattccagacaaatggctggccaatcgcttcttgaaaacctccagtgatggagcattcgcaacttctagtggcaagctgttccactgattaattgttctaagactgtcaggaaatttctcctgaattccaggttgcttttctacatgattagtttccatccattgtttcttctcctccttcaggTCCTTTGACTCTTTTTTAATCGGCTGTCCATTACTCCCAGCAGGAAAATAATCTCATTTCAATTGAATGTTGATCTTTAAAACTCtttgtatttataaataaaaatctaataaatgaataaatatgactTTGAACCCAGAATGTTGGCTGTTTTGACAAATCCACCAGGCATAATTAAATGACTTTTAATATTGTCCATATTTTGAACATAAAATTTGAAGtagctttatacattctagacaattGCTCTGCAGTCACAGAACAGAGGTACA encodes the following:
- the LOC131200036 gene encoding sialidase-3-like, with product MAETSGVSEKVTVFRQEDGFTYRIPALLYLSSESTFLAFAEERTSPSDNHAKLLVMRRGQKEGLSVKWGPLQTLETAVLPKYRTMNPCPVYDAKEGTIFLFFICVKANVSEQYQIKTGRNAARLGYIFSKDGGRTWSQMTDLTEKVIGDDVRDWATFAVGPGHGVQLSSGRLVVPAYTYYIHKRLFGLPLYSGTKPHSFAFYSDDGGKMWLKGHLLQKPLQASECQMAELVDQNNSPVLYCNARSSDGYRVEAFSRDGGHLFEAPFNSQKLEEVNNGCQGSVVSFPSSQLGSESPLASSKTFESWLIFSHPTNRKIRADLGIYLNPRPLEENSWKTPWILNTGPSGYSDLAVCTGEDPLSFGCLFECGVSMYYEEIAFQLFSGAKLLKT